The window GTGCGTGGAACATTGCCCCACCGGGGCCTTGACGGCCAAATCCGCCCTCCCTATGGAAAAGGAAGTCCGGACCATTTGTCCCTATTGTGGCGTAGGCTGTGCCGTCTATCTGGGGGTCCGGGGACAGAATATCGTACAAGTAAGGGGGGATCCTCAGAGCCCGGTGAACCGGGGAGAACTTTGTGTCAAGGGCCGTTACGGAATAGACTATGTCCATCATCCCGATCGGTTAACCCGGCCTCTGATTCGTAAGGAGGAGATGCCCAAGACAATCTATACCGATAACCCCGGGAAGGTCTTTCGGGAGGCGGACTGGGACGAAGCACTGGACCTGGTGGCCCGGAAGCTAGCCTTGGTTCGTGCCCTTCACGGTCCTGAGGCCATCGGCGTCTTGAGTTCGGCCAAATGCACCAACGAGGACAATTATATCCTGCAAAAATTTGCCAGGGCGGTGTTAGGGACCAACAACGTGGATCATTGCGCCCGCCTTTGCCATGCCTCCACGGTGGCCGCAGCTCTGGCGGCCTTCGGAGACGGGGCCATGAGTAATTCCATTTCCGATATCGATTACGCCGATGTCCTCCTGGTCATAGGCTCCAATACCACCGAATGCCATCCCATCATCGGCCGAAAAATTACCCGGGCTATCAAAAACAAGGGGACAAAATTGATCGTGGCCGACCCCCGGGCCATTGAACTGAGCGAACTGGCCGAAGTCTACCTGGCCCATTTACCGGGCACGGATGTGGCCCTGCTGAATGGAATCATGCGGGAAATCGTTGAGGCCGGTCTCCTTGATCGGGCTTTCATAGCCGGCAGGTGTGAGGAATTCGAGCCTTTCCTTCAGTCGCTGGACCCCTACGACCTGAAAACCGTGGAACGAATTACCGGTGTGTCCGGAGAAAAAATCAGCCAATGTGCCCGGCTTTTCGGCCAGGCCGACAGGGCCATGGTCCTTTATGGCATGGGGATTACCCAGCACACTACCGGCACTGACAATGTCAAGACCATCGCCAATCTGTTAATGCTTACCGGAAATCTGGGCCGCCCGGGAACCGGTTTTGCCCCCCTTCGGGGACAGAACAATGTCCAGGGCGCCTGCGATATGGGGGCCTTGCCGGTGGTTTATCCGGGATACCAGCGGGTGGATAATCCGACGGTCCGGAAAAAATTTGAAAGGGCCTGGGGAAAGGCCTTAAACGAAAAACCGGGACTGACGGTGACGGAAATGTTTCAGGCCGCCCATGATGGGGCGTTTAAAGCCCTTTACGTCATGGGAGAGAATCCCATGCTCAGTGAACCGGATCTGAATCAGGCCAAAGAAGCCCTGGCCAGGCTGGAGCTATTGGTCGTTCAAGACATCTTTTTAACCGAAACGGCCCAATTAGCCGATGTGGTCTTTCCCGCCGCCAGCTTTGCCGAAAAAGACGGGACCTTCACCAACACGGAGCGGCGGGTGCAATTGGTCCACCGGGCCATTGATCCGCCGGGGGAAGCCCGAGAAGATTGGAAAATCCTGGCCGAGATCTCCGGGCGTCTGGGTTATCCCATGCACTATCCCTCCAGCGGTCAGATCATGGCAGAGATTGCCCGACTTACCCCGATCTATGGGGGGATTTATTACGACCGGCTTCCCGGTCCGGGCCTTCAATGGCCTTGCTGGGACGGGGAACACCCCGGCACACCCCTGCTGCATAAAGGGGAATTTACCAGGGGCCGTGGAAAATTTCATGTGGTCCATGACAGACCGCCGGCCGAATTACCCACCGCCGCCTATCCCCTGCTGCTGACTACCGGCCGGATCCTGGAGCATTGGCATACCGGAAGCATGAGCCATCGCTCACGGGTTCTGGAAACCCTGGCCCCGGAAAGCCGGGTGGAGATCAATCCCCAGGATGCACTCCATTTGGGTATTGAAGAGGGAGACCTGATCTCCCTCTCCTCCCGCCGGGGTGAGATCCAGACCAGGGTCAGGAAAACCGACCGGGTCAGGCCGGGCCAGGCCTTTATGGCCTTTCATTGGAAGGATGCCCCGGCCAACCGTTTGACCAACCCGGTCTTTGACCCCCAGGCCAAGATACCGGAATTCAAGGTATCTTCGGTAAAGGCCGTCCTGACCGTTTTAGAAAGGGCCGCTGAAGACAATAAATTTCTGACCGCCCTGGCTGAAAACCCGGTGGGGGTCCTGGCCTCTTATGATTTGACATCCGAACATCGACAGGCCCTGGTCGATGGCGACATGGCTTCTATTGAAAAATGGCTCGGTCCTTTGGAAGAAAGGCTTCAAGTCTGGCTAAAGGCCCGCCTTAAACAGGAAAATTTTTAGTGAGTTGTATCCAACCATAAAATGTGCTACATAATACTACAGCGAATTTTTTTACTAATGCACTCCG of the Deltaproteobacteria bacterium genome contains:
- the fdhF gene encoding formate dehydrogenase subunit alpha codes for the protein MKEISLIVEGRKVKVPEGAKVLEAIQKAGYYVPTLCHDPALKPFGACRLCIVQIEGMRGLPASCTTPVQDGMVVHTETEEIRRVRRTIVEMAIANHPQTCLVCNRNQACALLQVARYVGVQQSSVERLRRRKSPHLPDLSNPAYDFDPDKCILCGKCVRTCDEIVGVGAIDFAYRGSRTVVSPFGAKPLAQSVCQSCGECVEHCPTGALTAKSALPMEKEVRTICPYCGVGCAVYLGVRGQNIVQVRGDPQSPVNRGELCVKGRYGIDYVHHPDRLTRPLIRKEEMPKTIYTDNPGKVFREADWDEALDLVARKLALVRALHGPEAIGVLSSAKCTNEDNYILQKFARAVLGTNNVDHCARLCHASTVAAALAAFGDGAMSNSISDIDYADVLLVIGSNTTECHPIIGRKITRAIKNKGTKLIVADPRAIELSELAEVYLAHLPGTDVALLNGIMREIVEAGLLDRAFIAGRCEEFEPFLQSLDPYDLKTVERITGVSGEKISQCARLFGQADRAMVLYGMGITQHTTGTDNVKTIANLLMLTGNLGRPGTGFAPLRGQNNVQGACDMGALPVVYPGYQRVDNPTVRKKFERAWGKALNEKPGLTVTEMFQAAHDGAFKALYVMGENPMLSEPDLNQAKEALARLELLVVQDIFLTETAQLADVVFPAASFAEKDGTFTNTERRVQLVHRAIDPPGEAREDWKILAEISGRLGYPMHYPSSGQIMAEIARLTPIYGGIYYDRLPGPGLQWPCWDGEHPGTPLLHKGEFTRGRGKFHVVHDRPPAELPTAAYPLLLTTGRILEHWHTGSMSHRSRVLETLAPESRVEINPQDALHLGIEEGDLISLSSRRGEIQTRVRKTDRVRPGQAFMAFHWKDAPANRLTNPVFDPQAKIPEFKVSSVKAVLTVLERAAEDNKFLTALAENPVGVLASYDLTSEHRQALVDGDMASIEKWLGPLEERLQVWLKARLKQENF